The bacterium genome includes a window with the following:
- a CDS encoding PAS domain S-box protein: MKSSFSLTSRLRNSALFLGFCWTALVGVLLTFNIYQDREKAEYLAKIEAFASYNKDLLYRRWSAAQGGVYVPATDKTPPNPYLAGLKNRDVTTTSGLHLTLINPAYMTRQVFELAGDRYGIRSHITSLKPLRPENAPDPWEAKALESFENGATEASSIECIGGERFMRYIRPFVTEESCLKCHAVQGYKVGDVRGGISVSVPLGPYLEIVNSEMEVDSAIFLVIWGIGLGLLVSGFSFMSGRVEEKEKAETKLRESEEKYRLVSQNTGDVIWVIDLATMKFTFVSPSVQRLRGYTVDEAMGQTLDKVLTPESARRFYASLPQIIAAVEAGDPTAIVCTNEISQTRKDGTIVFTEVVTSVITGDGGKPVEVVGVSRDITERKRTTEELFETKAILQAALDNSQAGIVIADAPDGTVRYINRAGQIIMGRSEEDLLKKFALAGYVSALGMRHGDGTPLTTGEAPLARAVKHGETSSREFLIRRPGGEDRWILSNAGPIYGEDRKVRAGIAVFMDITERKHAEESMARLATAVEQAADDIIISDSRGVIQYVNPAFERSTGYARSEVTGKKVSLLYGGGQEAETYKNMKSELDAGRSWQGRFINRAKGGKEIVQSVGIAPIRDKLGAVIGYVSTQRDITQQEEMEKRFSQSQKLEAIGVMAGGIAHDFNNILSAIIGYGELALDECDNPELREDIQGVLLASNRAVELVKQILAFSRQGKREEKPVMVKPIVKEAMKLLRASIPSTVEITTEIKTDSVILGDPTEIHSIIVNLCTNASLAMREKGGALTVSLDSVELDLVFAKGHPNLAPGRYVRLTVSDTGCGMTPEVREHIFEPFFTTRKKGEGTGMGLATVHGIVGRMGGAISVESGEGKGTTFQIYLPVVETGMGKEAPGGDESPLPGNERILFVDDELMVVTVAKKALGKLGYRVTVSSGSPEALEIFSKSPDDFDIVVTDMTMPAMTGDQLAKEIRAIRPSIPVILCTGYSEKINERMATELGIEEFLQKPVVLSQLTGVIRKIMDKAS; the protein is encoded by the coding sequence ATGAAATCCTCTTTCAGCCTGACATCGCGCCTCAGAAACAGCGCCCTGTTCCTGGGTTTTTGCTGGACGGCTCTGGTGGGTGTTTTGCTGACCTTCAACATCTACCAGGACAGGGAAAAGGCGGAATACCTGGCAAAAATAGAAGCGTTCGCGAGCTACAACAAAGACCTTCTCTACCGCCGCTGGAGCGCCGCCCAGGGCGGAGTATATGTTCCGGCGACCGATAAAACCCCTCCAAATCCCTACCTTGCGGGTCTCAAAAACCGCGACGTGACGACCACGTCGGGACTGCATCTTACTCTGATTAATCCCGCCTACATGACCAGACAGGTTTTTGAACTCGCCGGAGACAGGTACGGAATAAGGAGTCACATCACCAGCTTAAAGCCGCTAAGGCCCGAGAATGCGCCCGACCCGTGGGAGGCAAAAGCCCTTGAGTCCTTTGAAAACGGAGCCACGGAGGCGTCGTCGATCGAATGCATCGGGGGGGAAAGGTTCATGAGGTACATAAGGCCTTTCGTAACCGAGGAAAGCTGCCTCAAGTGCCACGCCGTACAGGGCTACAAGGTCGGAGACGTGAGGGGAGGGATAAGCGTTTCGGTTCCTCTGGGTCCTTATCTGGAGATCGTTAATTCCGAGATGGAAGTGGATTCCGCGATCTTCCTCGTAATATGGGGCATCGGACTCGGGCTGCTGGTTTCAGGCTTTTCCTTCATGTCCGGCAGGGTGGAGGAAAAGGAAAAGGCAGAAACGAAACTCAGGGAAAGCGAGGAGAAATACAGGCTTGTCTCTCAAAATACCGGCGATGTCATCTGGGTTATCGATCTCGCCACCATGAAATTCACTTTCGTCAGCCCTTCCGTGCAGAGGCTTCGCGGCTACACCGTGGACGAGGCGATGGGGCAGACCCTCGATAAGGTTCTTACTCCTGAATCAGCGCGCCGGTTTTATGCGAGCTTGCCGCAAATTATCGCTGCGGTTGAGGCTGGCGATCCCACGGCGATAGTCTGCACCAATGAAATCAGCCAGACCAGAAAGGATGGCACAATCGTTTTTACCGAGGTTGTGACTTCTGTCATAACAGGCGATGGGGGCAAGCCGGTTGAGGTGGTGGGGGTTTCAAGGGATATAACCGAAAGAAAAAGGACAACCGAGGAGCTTTTCGAGACCAAGGCGATCTTGCAGGCCGCGCTGGACAACAGCCAGGCGGGCATAGTCATCGCCGACGCCCCCGACGGCACGGTCAGATACATAAACCGCGCCGGACAGATCATAATGGGCAGGAGCGAAGAGGATCTGCTGAAGAAATTCGCCCTCGCCGGGTACGTCTCGGCGCTCGGCATGCGCCACGGCGACGGCACTCCGCTCACCACCGGCGAAGCGCCCCTTGCCAGAGCCGTAAAGCACGGGGAGACCAGCAGCAGGGAATTTCTCATACGGCGGCCGGGAGGCGAGGACCGCTGGATATTGAGCAACGCCGGGCCGATTTACGGTGAAGACCGCAAGGTGAGGGCCGGAATAGCCGTATTCATGGACATTACGGAGAGAAAGCACGCTGAAGAGTCTATGGCCCGCCTCGCGACGGCGGTTGAACAGGCGGCGGACGACATAATAATCTCCGATTCCAGGGGGGTCATCCAGTACGTGAATCCCGCTTTCGAGCGCTCGACCGGTTACGCGAGGAGCGAGGTAACCGGCAAAAAAGTCTCGCTTCTCTACGGCGGCGGCCAAGAAGCGGAGACCTACAAAAACATGAAGTCGGAACTCGACGCCGGACGCTCCTGGCAGGGGCGTTTCATCAACAGGGCGAAGGGCGGGAAGGAGATCGTTCAGTCAGTGGGCATCGCCCCCATACGCGACAAACTCGGAGCGGTAATCGGGTACGTATCGACCCAGAGGGACATCACGCAGCAGGAGGAGATGGAAAAGCGTTTCTCCCAATCCCAGAAGCTGGAGGCCATAGGGGTCATGGCCGGAGGGATAGCGCACGATTTCAACAACATCCTCTCCGCCATCATCGGCTATGGAGAGCTGGCCCTCGACGAGTGCGACAACCCGGAACTCAGGGAGGATATTCAGGGGGTATTGCTGGCGTCAAACCGCGCGGTGGAGCTGGTCAAGCAGATTCTGGCTTTCAGCAGACAGGGAAAGCGCGAGGAAAAACCGGTAATGGTAAAACCCATAGTCAAGGAAGCGATGAAGCTCCTTCGGGCCTCTATACCTTCGACCGTGGAGATAACAACCGAGATAAAGACGGACTCCGTAATTCTCGGAGACCCCACCGAGATACACAGCATCATCGTCAACCTTTGCACCAACGCCTCGCTCGCAATGAGGGAAAAGGGAGGCGCCCTCACGGTGTCGCTCGACAGCGTCGAACTCGACCTCGTCTTCGCGAAAGGCCACCCGAATCTTGCTCCGGGCAGGTATGTGAGGCTTACCGTCAGCGACACCGGCTGCGGCATGACTCCCGAGGTCAGGGAACATATTTTCGAGCCGTTTTTCACCACCCGGAAAAAGGGCGAGGGCACGGGAATGGGGCTCGCCACCGTTCATGGGATTGTCGGCAGGATGGGGGGCGCGATCTCGGTGGAAAGCGGGGAGGGTAAAGGAACGACCTTCCAGATTTATCTTCCGGTGGTCGAAACCGGCATGGGAAAGGAGGCTCCCGGCGGCGACGAAAGCCCGCTGCCCGGCAACGAACGCATCCTGTTCGTAGACGACGAGCTGATGGTCGTCACCGTAGCCAAAAAAGCCCTTGGAAAGCTTGGCTACAGAGTCACCGTAAGTTCAGGCAGTCCCGAGGCGCTGGAGATATTCAGCAAGTCGCCGGACGATTTCGATATTGTTGTAACCGACATGACAATGCCCGCAATGACGGGTGACCAGCTTGCGAAAGAGATACGCGCCATCCGCCCCTCCATTCCGGTAATCCTCTGCACCGGCTACAGCGAGAAAATCAACGAGAGGATGGCTACGGAACTGGGAATCGAGGAGTTTTTGCAAAAGCCGGTGGTTTTGTCGCAGTTGACCGGAGTTATCCGAAAAATTATGGATAAAGCCTCCTAA
- a CDS encoding YaiI/YqxD family protein — protein sequence MLDVYVDADGCPVKEEIYKVARRHNLAVFVVSNRHIHIPHEEKIRLVVVKNTFDAVDDYIAQNVKVNDIAVTADLLLAQRCIKAGAVVLNPKGRELDEESIGSALAMRELLDHLRQTGENTGGPAPMAGRDRSEFLRSFHEVVERIKRG from the coding sequence GTGCTCGACGTCTACGTCGATGCCGACGGCTGTCCGGTAAAGGAAGAGATATACAAGGTGGCGAGGCGTCACAACCTCGCCGTCTTCGTCGTCTCCAACCGGCACATACACATACCCCATGAAGAAAAGATACGGCTCGTGGTGGTCAAAAACACCTTCGACGCGGTTGACGACTACATCGCCCAAAACGTCAAGGTGAACGACATAGCAGTCACGGCGGACCTCCTGCTCGCGCAGAGGTGCATAAAGGCCGGGGCTGTAGTCCTGAATCCCAAGGGGCGCGAACTCGACGAGGAATCGATCGGCAGCGCCCTTGCGATGAGGGAGCTTCTGGACCATCTGCGGCAGACCGGGGAGAACACCGGAGGCCCCGCGCCGATGGCGGGGCGGGACAGGTCGGAATTTCTCAGGAGCTTTCACGAAGTTGTCGAGAGAATAAAGAGGGGTTAG
- a CDS encoding DEAD/DEAH box helicase translates to MTQENETVSFEGMGLSSALLKAIFETGYEAPTPIQTQTIPALLSGRDLIGQAQTGTGKTAAFALPLLQNIDLSDPRVQGLILVPTRELALQVSEALHTYSKYLGRISVLPIYGGQPFPTQLRRLQQGVHVVVGTPGRIMDHMRRGTLKLDSLKYLVLDEADEMLRMGFAEDVEWICEKTPATRQTALFTATLPPRINSIAKNYLSNPLTVEITHKTRTVSTVEQHYLNVSESQKLETLTQILGWEKIDSALIFTRTKNGAAELAGKLIARGIAAEPLHGDMNQAQREQLIRKLRNKQVEVVVATDVAARGLDVEHISHVFNYDIPSDVEVYVHRIGRTGRAGRAGVAILFVTPRERRMQKEIEIYTGSRMTPMKVPTRADIAARAMAHFKESVGKVLGEEGLEMYLGLVEAIAEESGHDMAEVAAALAKIALGDKKVEMSLEKEVQDSGPVEEGMFRLFISAGLKAGVRPSDVVGALANEGGIPGKEIGAIDISDRYTLVEIPLRYRDRILADMAETTLRGKPVQLKPALPEKEMPHRDRPKKDGRSTYAKKPKPAPFHKKSPKKG, encoded by the coding sequence ATGACCCAGGAAAACGAAACGGTATCCTTTGAAGGGATGGGACTCTCCTCAGCCCTTCTGAAGGCAATATTTGAAACGGGGTACGAGGCCCCGACCCCCATCCAGACCCAAACGATTCCCGCCCTCCTCTCGGGGAGGGATTTAATCGGACAGGCGCAGACGGGAACCGGCAAGACGGCCGCTTTCGCCCTGCCGCTTTTGCAAAATATCGATCTTTCGGACCCGAGGGTGCAGGGACTCATACTGGTTCCGACCCGCGAACTGGCGCTGCAGGTTTCCGAGGCTCTTCACACTTACTCAAAATACCTGGGGCGGATAAGCGTCCTCCCCATCTACGGCGGGCAGCCCTTCCCCACCCAGCTTAGAAGGCTGCAGCAGGGCGTCCACGTCGTTGTCGGCACCCCCGGCAGGATCATGGACCACATGCGGCGGGGCACGCTAAAGCTCGACAGCCTCAAGTACCTCGTCCTGGACGAGGCCGACGAGATGCTGCGCATGGGGTTTGCGGAAGACGTGGAGTGGATCTGCGAAAAGACCCCCGCGACCCGCCAGACGGCGCTCTTTACCGCCACTCTCCCCCCGCGCATAAACTCCATTGCGAAAAACTATCTGAGTAACCCCCTCACCGTCGAAATCACCCACAAGACAAGAACCGTCTCGACGGTAGAGCAGCACTACCTGAACGTCTCCGAGAGCCAGAAGCTCGAAACCCTCACCCAGATTCTGGGCTGGGAAAAGATAGACTCGGCCCTCATCTTCACGCGCACGAAAAACGGAGCCGCCGAGCTTGCGGGGAAACTCATAGCCAGGGGAATAGCGGCGGAACCCCTCCACGGCGACATGAATCAGGCGCAGCGCGAGCAGCTTATCCGCAAACTGCGCAATAAGCAGGTCGAGGTGGTAGTCGCCACCGACGTCGCCGCCAGGGGGCTCGACGTAGAGCACATCTCCCACGTCTTCAATTACGACATCCCCTCCGACGTTGAGGTCTACGTCCACCGCATAGGCAGAACCGGACGCGCCGGGCGCGCCGGTGTGGCGATCCTCTTCGTCACTCCGCGCGAGCGCAGGATGCAAAAGGAGATCGAAATCTATACCGGCAGCCGCATGACGCCGATGAAGGTTCCCACCCGCGCCGACATAGCCGCCCGCGCAATGGCCCACTTCAAGGAAAGCGTGGGGAAGGTCCTCGGGGAAGAGGGACTCGAAATGTATCTGGGGCTCGTCGAAGCCATCGCCGAAGAAAGCGGCCACGACATGGCCGAAGTCGCCGCGGCTCTGGCTAAAATCGCCCTCGGGGACAAGAAGGTCGAGATGTCCCTGGAGAAGGAAGTTCAGGATTCCGGCCCCGTCGAGGAAGGCATGTTCCGCCTCTTCATCTCCGCCGGTCTGAAGGCCGGGGTGCGCCCCTCCGACGTGGTGGGCGCGCTCGCCAACGAAGGCGGCATACCCGGAAAGGAGATCGGGGCTATCGACATAAGCGACCGCTACACCCTCGTCGAGATTCCCCTGCGCTACCGCGACCGCATCCTCGCCGACATGGCGGAAACCACCCTTCGCGGGAAGCCCGTGCAGCTAAAGCCCGCCCTCCCCGAGAAGGAAATGCCCCACAGGGACAGGCCGAAAAAGGACGGACGCTCCACCTACGCCAAAAAGCCCAAGCCCGCTCCTTTCCACAAAAAATCCCCGAAGAAGGGCTAA
- a CDS encoding serine/threonine protein kinase: MKDAEGKLPFEGLVPELILDAVDSAGLRTDGRLLALNSYENRVYEVGIEEGEPLVAKFYRPGRWSDEAILEEHSFTLELAEHEVPVVPPLLLEDGITLLEYEGFRFALFNKQPGRTPELEDEDTLKWMGRFMGRIHAVGKTRGFVNRPALNPRTFGDDSVNYVLEKGLVPAYLETAYKTLAGEVLRRVREKWGEAGIDPEGAYGIRLHGDCHPGNILWTREGPHFVDFDDCRTGPAIQDLWMLIFGNRHERQEGLNYVLEGYAGFADINPKELFLIEPLRALRMLNHSAWLARRWEDPAFKSSFVWFNTPKYWEEQILSLREQAALMDEPPLDFI, translated from the coding sequence ATGAAAGATGCTGAAGGAAAACTCCCTTTCGAGGGGCTTGTCCCCGAGCTTATACTGGACGCCGTGGACAGCGCGGGGCTGCGCACCGACGGGCGTCTTCTGGCGCTTAACAGCTACGAAAACAGGGTCTACGAGGTGGGGATAGAGGAGGGCGAGCCTCTGGTGGCGAAATTCTACCGCCCAGGCAGGTGGAGCGACGAGGCCATCCTCGAAGAGCACTCCTTCACCCTTGAACTGGCCGAACACGAGGTTCCGGTCGTGCCCCCGCTCCTTCTGGAGGACGGCATTACCCTGCTCGAATACGAGGGGTTCAGGTTCGCCCTTTTCAACAAACAGCCCGGCAGGACGCCCGAGCTGGAAGACGAGGACACCCTGAAGTGGATGGGCAGGTTCATGGGCCGCATCCACGCCGTGGGTAAAACCCGCGGATTCGTCAACCGCCCCGCCCTTAATCCCCGGACTTTCGGCGACGATTCGGTAAACTACGTTCTCGAAAAGGGGCTTGTCCCCGCCTATCTGGAAACGGCCTACAAAACCCTTGCCGGAGAGGTGCTCCGGAGGGTCAGGGAAAAATGGGGCGAGGCGGGAATCGACCCCGAGGGGGCTTACGGCATCCGCCTTCACGGCGATTGTCATCCCGGCAACATACTCTGGACGAGGGAGGGGCCGCATTTCGTCGATTTCGACGACTGCCGCACAGGCCCGGCGATACAGGACCTCTGGATGCTGATCTTTGGCAACCGCCATGAGCGCCAGGAGGGGCTGAATTACGTGCTTGAGGGATACGCCGGATTCGCCGATATAAACCCGAAGGAACTTTTCCTCATAGAGCCGCTCCGGGCTCTTCGGATGCTGAACCACTCGGCCTGGCTCGCCCGGAGGTGGGAAGACCCGGCCTTCAAGTCGAGTTTTGTGTGGTTCAACACCCCGAAATACTGGGAGGAGCAGATACTCTCACTTCGGGAGCAGGCGGCGCTTATGGATGAGCCCCCTCTCGATTTTATATGA
- a CDS encoding spermidine synthase, protein MIPWELVDSAEVPGRGGVLTLHRRGGEFVIRQNGEELMTSRLHGSEDALATLALEKLRGVKNPRVLIGGLGLGYTAAKALQMLGPEARVTVAELVPKVIEWNRTLLSHLAGNPLKDKRLMAVEADVADIIIASVSVFDAILLDVDNGPEALCRDANNRLYSDEGLWAAHRALRSSGVFAVWSAHPDEHFTRRLRKKGFTAEAVSSHPRGAGRGGRHVVWIAKKAKEKY, encoded by the coding sequence TTGATCCCCTGGGAGCTGGTTGACAGCGCGGAGGTTCCCGGCAGGGGCGGAGTATTGACGCTTCACAGGCGCGGGGGGGAATTCGTAATCAGGCAAAACGGCGAGGAGCTTATGACGAGCCGCCTTCACGGCTCCGAAGACGCCCTCGCGACTCTGGCGCTGGAAAAGCTGAGGGGCGTCAAAAATCCCCGCGTTCTTATCGGCGGCCTCGGTCTCGGGTACACCGCCGCGAAAGCCCTTCAAATGCTCGGCCCGGAAGCTCGCGTAACGGTCGCCGAACTGGTTCCAAAGGTAATAGAGTGGAACCGCACCCTCCTTTCCCACCTTGCCGGCAATCCCCTCAAGGATAAAAGACTCATGGCCGTCGAAGCCGACGTTGCGGATATCATCATCGCCAGCGTCAGCGTCTTCGACGCCATCCTGCTTGACGTGGACAATGGCCCCGAGGCTCTTTGCCGGGACGCCAACAACCGCCTCTACTCCGACGAGGGGCTTTGGGCGGCCCACAGGGCTCTTAGGTCCTCCGGGGTGTTCGCCGTCTGGTCCGCGCACCCCGATGAACACTTCACCCGCCGCCTTCGCAAAAAAGGCTTTACCGCCGAGGCCGTTTCCTCTCACCCCAGAGGGGCGGGCAGGGGAGGAAGGCACGTTGTCTGGATTGCAAAGAAGGCCAAAGAGAAATACTAG
- a CDS encoding ArsR family transcriptional regulator produces MPKAEEIERIPVKEAYEKVNAKKALLICAYEDALDCAILRLEGSISIQEFRKKRSTLPLDTELIFYCA; encoded by the coding sequence ATGCCGAAAGCGGAGGAAATCGAGAGGATTCCCGTGAAGGAAGCCTACGAGAAGGTTAACGCCAAAAAGGCCCTCCTCATCTGCGCTTACGAGGACGCATTAGATTGCGCCATCCTGCGGCTGGAAGGCTCGATATCCATCCAGGAATTCCGCAAGAAACGCTCCACCCTGCCCCTGGACACGGAACTCATCTTCTACTGCGCCTGA
- a CDS encoding sulfite exporter TauE/SafE family protein — translation MHDALSIAGLGLAALGAGIINSVAGGGSLLSFPALIAFGQPAVIANATNTAIVWPGTMSSAYAYRRDFPRERGLVLSLILSSLLGGLLGAGILVNTPPAIFQKLTPFLVLFATILFAGRERFTRLLRLESAGQNPGWRSRAMGFIYQFSVATYGGYFGAGAGMLMLASFGFMGLRDIHAMNALKTTLAALLNGIALVYFALAGIIVWPLALTMGFCALAGGWIGAKSARKMNQATVHKVITALGLVASAWLFVKG, via the coding sequence ATGCACGACGCACTCTCGATAGCAGGTCTCGGCTTGGCCGCGCTGGGGGCCGGAATAATCAACTCGGTCGCCGGGGGAGGAAGCCTTCTTTCCTTCCCCGCCCTAATCGCCTTCGGCCAACCCGCGGTCATCGCAAACGCGACCAACACCGCCATAGTCTGGCCGGGCACGATGTCGAGCGCCTACGCTTACCGCAGGGATTTTCCCAGGGAACGGGGACTCGTCCTTTCCCTGATTCTGTCGAGTCTTCTCGGGGGGCTTCTGGGCGCCGGGATACTCGTCAATACTCCTCCCGCCATATTCCAGAAACTTACCCCCTTCCTCGTCCTCTTCGCTACCATTCTCTTCGCCGGACGCGAGCGTTTCACCAGACTCCTTCGCCTTGAAAGCGCGGGGCAAAATCCGGGCTGGCGCTCCAGGGCTATGGGTTTTATCTACCAGTTTTCGGTCGCCACCTACGGCGGCTATTTCGGCGCCGGGGCCGGGATGCTGATGCTGGCTTCCTTCGGCTTCATGGGTCTTCGGGACATTCACGCCATGAACGCCCTCAAGACCACCCTCGCCGCGCTTCTAAACGGCATAGCGCTCGTCTACTTCGCCCTCGCAGGCATTATCGTCTGGCCGCTGGCGCTGACAATGGGGTTTTGCGCCCTCGCCGGCGGCTGGATAGGGGCGAAGAGCGCAAGAAAGATGAATCAGGCAACCGTTCACAAGGTGATTACCGCCCTCGGGCTTGTTGCTTCGGCCTGGCTCTTCGTAAAAGGATGA
- a CDS encoding sensor histidine kinase has protein sequence MFSPSVLRAVTERLLRKRFEGTRCWILAAVFLAVFVCPASAAVADASSDVAAIAGTFELSMCADPSCRLPAGEDLSWSRLNLGPKGLDGPVAHKEGIGWAIITFNLDDPNRFEHPAFLLTHPADAEEVYLNGVPVGGEGVIADDYITVPSGPRMILAPVSAFRRGENQLTFKVLFAGKNVDVFDGPLLLGERESIRAEWERQFHPIIATEAAFLCMFFFLICFYGFLILKGVVRSDYVLFIAFTAVYAATFLLGGNLLYLSGMSYDWMDEANELLSHVTIILLISLIVRLTTDRMGVLAWIFILIEVSLAALGLFLPPLGALFLLSGPKKIIVVLRGAYYLFLVLRALLRRQNEALPIFYGVAVYVVGSRLDVFWGTSLRDYSVGFFALCMLYALTSRHARLKNNMVEISTRLLDAHEEERRRVARDIHDGVGQSLLGMKLRMQMYLAKARKGEKISPEIIDSLVTDTTAVIEEVRRAAMDLRPSFVESMTLIDAMKWHAESFSERHGIEMHFHTGSEEFKDPPSRIKDNLYRIFQEILTNAARHSGATRLDVSLYRSGDRLILLATDNGKGCEGDYDCGSGMGLATMRERAELLKGTCSLESAPGKGTTIRVEVSAKWQE, from the coding sequence ATGTTCTCGCCGTCAGTTTTAAGGGCAGTAACGGAGCGCCTTTTGAGAAAGAGGTTTGAGGGAACGCGTTGCTGGATTCTCGCGGCGGTTTTCCTCGCTGTTTTTGTTTGTCCCGCTTCGGCCGCCGTGGCCGATGCCTCTTCCGATGTCGCCGCCATTGCCGGCACCTTTGAACTTTCTATGTGCGCGGACCCGTCCTGCCGGCTTCCCGCAGGCGAAGACCTGTCCTGGTCTCGCCTGAACCTCGGCCCGAAGGGGCTTGACGGCCCTGTCGCACACAAGGAGGGAATAGGCTGGGCGATAATTACTTTCAACCTCGACGATCCCAACCGTTTTGAACATCCCGCCTTTCTCCTGACTCACCCTGCCGACGCCGAAGAAGTTTACCTGAACGGAGTCCCTGTAGGCGGCGAAGGGGTCATCGCGGATGATTACATAACCGTTCCCAGCGGCCCCCGCATGATTCTGGCCCCCGTTTCGGCGTTCAGGAGAGGCGAAAACCAGCTCACCTTCAAGGTTCTTTTCGCCGGTAAAAACGTCGATGTCTTCGACGGCCCGCTGCTTCTGGGGGAACGCGAGAGCATAAGAGCCGAGTGGGAGAGGCAGTTTCACCCGATAATCGCCACCGAAGCCGCTTTTCTTTGCATGTTCTTTTTTCTCATCTGTTTTTACGGATTTTTGATCCTCAAGGGCGTTGTCCGTTCGGACTACGTGCTCTTCATAGCCTTTACGGCGGTTTACGCCGCGACCTTTCTTCTGGGGGGAAATCTCCTCTACCTGTCGGGCATGTCGTATGACTGGATGGACGAAGCGAACGAACTTTTATCGCACGTAACCATCATTCTGCTGATCTCCCTGATCGTAAGACTCACCACGGACCGCATGGGAGTCCTCGCCTGGATTTTTATCCTGATAGAAGTAAGTCTGGCTGCCCTGGGGCTTTTCCTTCCGCCCCTGGGCGCGCTCTTTTTGCTTAGCGGGCCCAAGAAAATAATCGTGGTTCTGCGCGGCGCCTATTACCTGTTTCTCGTCCTGAGGGCTCTCCTCCGGCGTCAGAACGAAGCCCTGCCCATATTTTACGGAGTCGCGGTATACGTTGTCGGGTCGCGGCTCGATGTTTTCTGGGGGACAAGCCTGCGGGATTACTCGGTGGGCTTTTTCGCCCTGTGCATGCTTTACGCGCTCACCTCGCGCCACGCCCGCTTGAAAAACAACATGGTCGAGATTTCTACGAGACTGCTGGACGCCCACGAGGAGGAGAGAAGGAGGGTCGCCCGCGATATCCACGACGGGGTGGGGCAGTCTCTTCTGGGTATGAAACTCAGGATGCAGATGTATCTGGCCAAGGCCAGAAAGGGGGAAAAGATCTCTCCCGAAATCATCGATTCGCTCGTTACCGACACCACAGCCGTAATAGAGGAGGTAAGGCGCGCGGCGATGGACCTTCGTCCCTCGTTTGTGGAATCGATGACCCTTATCGACGCGATGAAATGGCATGCGGAATCGTTCAGCGAGAGGCACGGGATAGAGATGCATTTCCATACGGGCTCGGAAGAATTCAAAGACCCCCCCTCGCGCATCAAGGATAACCTCTACCGCATATTTCAGGAGATACTTACGAATGCCGCAAGGCATTCGGGGGCGACGAGGCTGGACGTGTCGCTTTACCGCTCCGGCGACAGGCTTATTCTTCTGGCGACAGACAACGGGAAGGGTTGTGAGGGCGACTACGACTGCGGTTCAGGCATGGGGCTTGCGACCATGCGCGAGAGGGCGGAGCTCTTAAAAGGCACATGCTCTCTTGAAAGCGCTCCGGGAAAAGGCACAACGATAAGGGTAGAGGTGTCAGCCAAATGGCAAGAGTAG
- a CDS encoding response regulator transcription factor, giving the protein MARVVIADDHAIFRQGLKELLSGEPSIDVLGTASNGAEALSVVNTLKPDILILDISMPIIDGYEVARLIRQQNVPVKILMLSMHKEPASVKKAMSVGADGYVLKEDAFDDLVSAIKAVTSGKRFISSSAGKLLDTPDSNESEDRLSPREKEIVTLIAEGKSTKEIAASLGISAKTVETHRQRIMEKLGCHKATEIVLYAVSHGMTKK; this is encoded by the coding sequence ATGGCAAGAGTAGTCATAGCGGACGATCATGCGATATTCCGGCAGGGGCTAAAGGAGCTTCTTTCCGGCGAACCGTCCATAGACGTTCTGGGCACCGCCTCAAACGGAGCGGAAGCCCTTTCCGTAGTCAACACCCTCAAGCCGGATATCCTGATACTCGACATCTCCATGCCGATTATCGACGGTTACGAGGTGGCGCGACTGATTCGCCAGCAAAACGTCCCCGTGAAGATACTGATGCTCTCGATGCACAAGGAACCCGCCAGCGTTAAAAAGGCCATGTCGGTGGGGGCGGACGGCTACGTCCTTAAGGAGGACGCCTTCGACGACCTTGTCTCGGCCATTAAGGCCGTGACGTCCGGCAAAAGGTTTATAAGTTCCTCCGCCGGGAAACTGCTCGACACTCCCGATTCCAATGAATCCGAGGACAGGCTCTCGCCCCGCGAAAAGGAGATCGTCACCCTGATAGCCGAGGGCAAGAGCACAAAAGAGATCGCCGCCTCGCTCGGGATAAGCGCAAAAACCGTCGAAACGCACCGGCAGCGGATAATGGAGAAACTCGGTTGCCATAAGGCCACAGAGATAGTGCTCTATGCCGTCTCGCACGGCATGACAAAAAAATAA